Proteins encoded together in one Sulfitobacter pontiacus window:
- the hisS gene encoding histidine--tRNA ligase, protein MAKPKKTPRPKAETPKGFRDYFGAEVTQRAEMLHKIAQVYHRYGFDALESSGVETVQALGKFLPDVDRPNEGVFAWQEDAEADKPGDWLALRYDLTAPLARVYAQHRNDLPTPYRRYAMGPVWRNEKPGPGRFRQFYQCDADTVGAPSVAADAEICAMLADCLEEVGIDRGDYIVRVNNRKVLNGVMEVAGVLDPANPDNFAHERGIVLRAIDKLDRLGLDGVRALLGAGRKDDSGDFTDGAGLSDEQADVVMGFMQAKRDSGAETVARLRELVAGSETGAQGVDELETIADLMAAGGYGADRVEIDPSVVRGLGYYTGPVFEAELTFEIQDEKGRPRNFGSVAGGGRYDDLVKRFTGQEVPATGVSIGVDRLLAALQAKGRMSAQAEGPVVVTVMDKARMSDYQAMVAELRQAGIRAEVYLGNPKNFGNQLKYADRRTSPVAVIAGGDEFDKGMIQIKDLILGAKIAESATLEEWKDRPSQYEVARGDLVSKVREILELNR, encoded by the coding sequence ATGGCCAAGCCAAAAAAGACCCCCCGCCCCAAGGCCGAAACGCCAAAGGGGTTTCGTGACTATTTCGGTGCAGAAGTAACACAGCGTGCCGAGATGCTGCATAAGATTGCGCAGGTCTATCATCGCTATGGCTTTGACGCGCTGGAAAGCTCCGGGGTCGAGACGGTGCAGGCCTTGGGCAAGTTTCTTCCCGATGTGGACCGCCCCAATGAAGGCGTCTTCGCGTGGCAAGAGGATGCAGAGGCGGACAAGCCCGGCGACTGGCTGGCCCTGCGCTATGACCTGACAGCACCGCTGGCACGCGTCTATGCACAACACCGCAACGATCTGCCCACGCCCTATCGGCGCTATGCGATGGGGCCGGTCTGGCGCAACGAAAAGCCGGGGCCAGGGCGTTTCCGCCAGTTCTATCAATGCGATGCCGATACGGTCGGCGCACCGTCGGTCGCAGCGGATGCAGAGATCTGCGCGATGCTGGCGGATTGTCTGGAAGAAGTCGGGATTGATCGCGGCGATTACATCGTGCGGGTGAACAACCGCAAGGTGCTCAACGGTGTGATGGAGGTCGCAGGCGTGCTTGACCCTGCCAACCCCGACAATTTCGCCCACGAGCGCGGCATCGTGCTGCGTGCGATTGACAAGCTCGACCGGCTGGGTCTGGACGGCGTACGCGCATTGCTGGGCGCGGGCCGCAAGGATGACAGCGGCGACTTTACCGATGGCGCAGGGCTCAGCGATGAACAGGCCGATGTGGTCATGGGCTTTATGCAAGCCAAACGCGACAGCGGTGCGGAAACCGTCGCGCGGCTGCGTGAACTGGTCGCGGGTTCCGAGACAGGCGCGCAGGGCGTGGACGAGCTGGAAACCATCGCCGATCTGATGGCGGCCGGCGGCTACGGCGCTGACCGCGTAGAGATCGACCCCTCCGTGGTGCGCGGTCTTGGCTATTACACCGGTCCGGTGTTCGAGGCGGAACTGACCTTCGAAATCCAGGACGAAAAAGGCCGGCCCCGCAACTTTGGCTCTGTCGCAGGGGGCGGGCGGTACGACGATCTGGTCAAGCGCTTCACCGGTCAGGAAGTCCCTGCAACGGGCGTCTCTATCGGCGTCGACCGGCTGCTTGCAGCACTGCAGGCCAAGGGCCGGATGTCGGCGCAGGCCGAAGGGCCCGTGGTGGTGACCGTGATGGATAAGGCGCGCATGTCCGACTATCAGGCGATGGTCGCCGAATTGCGTCAGGCGGGCATCCGGGCCGAGGTTTATCTGGGCAACCCAAAGAACTTTGGCAACCAGCTGAAATATGCAGACCGCCGCACCAGCCCGGTGGCGGTGATCGCGGGCGGGGATGAATTTGACAAGGGTATGATCCAGATCAAGGACCTGATCCTTGGCGCGAAAATCGCTGAAAGCGCCACGCTCGAGGAATGGAAAGACCGCCCCAGTCAATATGAAGTGGCGCGTGGGGATCTTGTCTCCAAAGTGCGCGAGATACTGGAGCTTAACCGCTGA
- a CDS encoding ATP phosphoribosyltransferase regulatory subunit has product MATRSDILAKAASLRALFEAQGAAVVEPPILQPAETLLDLYGEDIRARAYVTSDAMRGEQMLRPDYTLPVVQMHMAHGADPARYTYAGEVFRRQERDPNRANEYIQAGYEVFDRGDPAAADAEVFALIQGALEGLPVTAVTGDIGILMAAVAGLDTSASRKAALMRHIWRPRRFRALLDRYAGKTPMPATRAALLASDGVITAPLIGLRSLDEIETRIAALRADATEPALSRTQVSLLLALLDVRETMPNAISQLHDLAVDMPAISDAVDRVAAREKALAGRGVDTGNLMFEASFGRVSMEYYDGFVFGFRAATRPDLPTIATGGRYDALTRRLGQGGEIPAVGGVMRPGLMLELEAGQ; this is encoded by the coding sequence ATGGCTACACGATCCGACATCCTCGCCAAGGCCGCAAGCCTGCGCGCCTTGTTCGAGGCGCAGGGGGCTGCGGTGGTGGAACCCCCGATCCTGCAACCCGCCGAGACCCTGCTGGACCTTTATGGCGAAGACATCCGCGCGCGCGCCTATGTCACCTCGGATGCGATGCGGGGCGAACAAATGCTGCGCCCCGATTATACCTTGCCCGTGGTGCAGATGCATATGGCCCATGGGGCGGACCCGGCACGCTACACCTACGCGGGCGAAGTGTTCCGCCGTCAGGAACGTGACCCCAACCGCGCCAATGAATATATTCAGGCGGGCTACGAAGTCTTTGACCGTGGCGATCCCGCGGCAGCCGATGCCGAAGTCTTTGCCCTGATCCAGGGCGCGTTGGAGGGGCTTCCGGTCACTGCCGTGACGGGGGATATCGGTATCTTGATGGCTGCGGTTGCGGGGCTGGATACATCGGCATCGCGCAAGGCGGCATTGATGCGGCACATCTGGCGGCCCCGCCGGTTCCGTGCGTTGCTCGACCGCTATGCTGGCAAAACGCCGATGCCCGCGACCCGCGCGGCGCTCTTGGCCAGTGACGGTGTAATCACCGCACCACTGATCGGCCTGCGCAGTCTGGACGAGATTGAAACACGCATCGCCGCCCTGCGCGCCGACGCCACCGAGCCGGCCCTGTCGCGGACGCAGGTGTCCTTGCTGCTGGCGCTGCTGGATGTGCGTGAAACCATGCCCAATGCGATCAGCCAGTTGCATGACCTTGCCGTCGATATGCCCGCGATCTCTGATGCGGTGGACCGTGTCGCGGCGCGGGAAAAGGCGCTTGCCGGCCGCGGTGTCGATACCGGTAACCTGATGTTCGAAGCCAGCTTTGGTCGCGTGTCGATGGAATATTATGACGGGTTCGTCTTCGGCTTCCGCGCGGCGACACGGCCCGACCTGCCCACCATCGCCACAGGCGGACGCTATGACGCGCTGACACGGCGGCTGGGGCAGGGCGGGGAAATCCCCGCGGTGGGGGGCGTCATGCGCCCCGGGCTGATGCTGGAACTGGAGGCAGGCCAATGA
- the hisG gene encoding ATP phosphoribosyltransferase, translating to MTIKLGVPSKGRLMEKTFEWFAARGITLQRTGSEREYAGAVEGIEGVSLILLSAGEIPRELAAGRIHLGVTGTDLVQEKLALWDQLVAPVEELAFGHADLIIAVPQAWIDVDTLDDLDAAASAFRDKHGFRLRIATKYHRLVREFLRSTGVADYALVDSQGATEGTIKNETAEAIADITSSGETLRANHLKILSDGLILRSQATLWRSRMAEMDDADRATMTALLARLS from the coding sequence ATGACGATCAAACTCGGTGTGCCCTCGAAAGGGCGTCTGATGGAGAAAACCTTTGAATGGTTTGCCGCGCGCGGGATCACCTTGCAGCGCACAGGCTCCGAACGTGAATACGCGGGGGCCGTCGAAGGTATTGAGGGCGTGTCGTTGATCCTGCTCTCTGCGGGCGAAATTCCCCGCGAACTCGCCGCTGGCCGTATCCATCTGGGCGTCACCGGCACCGATCTGGTGCAAGAGAAACTGGCGCTGTGGGATCAGCTTGTCGCCCCGGTAGAAGAGCTCGCCTTCGGGCATGCCGATCTGATCATTGCTGTGCCTCAGGCCTGGATCGATGTTGATACGCTCGATGATCTGGATGCCGCCGCCTCGGCGTTCCGCGACAAGCACGGGTTCCGCCTGCGCATTGCGACGAAATACCACCGGCTGGTGCGGGAATTCCTGCGCAGCACCGGTGTCGCGGATTATGCGCTGGTCGACAGCCAGGGGGCGACCGAAGGCACGATCAAGAATGAAACCGCAGAGGCCATCGCCGACATCACCTCGAGCGGGGAGACATTGCGCGCCAATCACCTCAAGATCCTGTCCGACGGGCTGATCCTGCGGTCACAGGCGACGCTTTGGCGAAGCCGGATGGCAGAGATGGATGATGCGGATCGCGCGACGATGACGGCCCTGCTGGCGCGACTGTCCTGA
- a CDS encoding DUF1489 family protein — protein MKNHIHLIKLSVGTETVDDLAAWQEKKRVQTEDGFPRHVTRMWPKREPEILNGGSIFWVIKGVIQCRQKILRLDETSGADGVRRCAIVLDPKIIRVQGSLKRPFQGWRYLAPQDAPADLPEGRDHEEPLPIELNRALAEIGVL, from the coding sequence GTGAAAAATCATATACATCTCATCAAGTTGTCCGTCGGCACGGAAACCGTCGATGATCTGGCCGCATGGCAGGAAAAAAAACGCGTGCAAACCGAGGACGGTTTTCCCCGTCACGTGACGCGCATGTGGCCCAAACGCGAACCCGAGATTCTGAACGGCGGGTCGATCTTCTGGGTGATCAAAGGAGTGATCCAGTGTCGTCAGAAAATCCTGCGTCTGGACGAGACGTCGGGCGCGGACGGCGTGCGCCGCTGCGCGATCGTGCTGGACCCCAAGATCATCCGCGTGCAAGGCAGCCTCAAACGCCCGTTTCAGGGGTGGCGCTACCTTGCGCCGCAGGATGCCCCTGCCGATCTGCCCGAAGGCCGCGACCACGAAGAGCCTCTGCCCATCGAGTTGAACCGCGCGCTGGCCGAGATCGGCGTGCTCTAG
- a CDS encoding adenosylcobalamin-dependent ribonucleoside-diphosphate reductase: MSRFAAPIAEQIWDMKYRFKDADGTPRDVTVEDSWRRIARDLAQVEKAPEKWEEAFYEALEDFKFLPAGRITAGAGTARRVTLFNCFVMGTVPDSMAGIFDMLKEAAVTMQQGGGIGYDFSTIRPRGADVLGVSADASGPLSFMDVWDAMCRTIMSAGSRRGAMMATMRCDHPDVEDFIAAKSDPARLRMFNMSVLITDPFMDAVKADASWDLQFNGKVYRTVQARDLWNRIMKATYEFAEPGVIFIDRINEANNLSYCETIAATNPCGEQPLPPYGACLLGSINMARMVSDPFGDNPQLDVEALNKLVATAVRMMDNVVDVSKFPLDEQQAEAKAKRRIGLGVTGLADALLMVGLRYGSDAAAEQTEAWLKAIARAAYLASVDLAKEKGAFPLFEADAYLASGTMQQMDEDVRDAIAENGIRNALLTSIAPTGTISLYAGNVSSGIEPVFAYAYTRKVLQKDGSRTEEEVVDYAVQMWRDLKGDAPLPDYFVNAQTLAPLDHVKMQAAAQKWVDSSISKTINCPEDISFDAFKDVYMAAWDQGCKGCTTYRPNDVTGSVLSVSESADTAPGEVAAQATAEEGGEVVYMSDPLDRPEELEGSTYKIKWPDSEHALYITINDVVIGGHRRPFEVFINSKNMEHFAWTVALTRMISAVFRRGGDVSFVVEELKAVFDPRGGAWMRGKYIPSMLAAIGGVIEQHLIATGFIAGEGQGLKSDPQAKVVGLDAPRGKACSSCGQYDLRMVEGCMTCGSCGHSKCG; this comes from the coding sequence ATGTCACGATTTGCCGCCCCCATTGCCGAACAGATTTGGGACATGAAATACCGTTTTAAAGATGCCGACGGCACGCCGCGTGATGTGACGGTAGAAGACAGCTGGCGGCGAATCGCCCGTGATCTGGCACAGGTCGAAAAAGCACCGGAAAAATGGGAAGAGGCATTTTACGAAGCGCTGGAGGATTTCAAATTCCTCCCCGCGGGCCGCATCACTGCCGGGGCAGGTACTGCGCGCCGTGTGACATTGTTCAACTGTTTCGTCATGGGGACCGTGCCTGACAGCATGGCCGGCATCTTCGACATGCTCAAAGAAGCCGCTGTGACCATGCAGCAGGGGGGCGGGATCGGCTATGACTTTTCCACCATCCGGCCCCGTGGCGCGGATGTGCTGGGGGTCTCTGCTGACGCCTCCGGCCCGCTGAGCTTTATGGATGTCTGGGATGCCATGTGTCGGACGATCATGTCCGCCGGTTCGCGCCGTGGCGCGATGATGGCCACAATGCGCTGTGACCACCCTGATGTCGAAGACTTCATCGCCGCGAAATCCGACCCCGCGCGGCTGCGGATGTTCAACATGTCCGTGTTGATCACAGACCCTTTCATGGATGCGGTCAAGGCCGATGCCAGCTGGGATCTGCAGTTCAACGGCAAGGTCTATCGCACCGTTCAGGCCCGTGACCTGTGGAACCGGATCATGAAAGCCACGTACGAGTTCGCCGAGCCCGGTGTGATCTTTATCGATCGCATCAACGAGGCCAACAACCTGAGCTATTGCGAAACCATCGCCGCCACAAACCCCTGTGGGGAACAGCCGCTGCCGCCCTATGGTGCCTGTTTGCTGGGGTCGATCAATATGGCGCGGATGGTATCCGATCCGTTTGGCGACAACCCTCAGCTGGATGTCGAGGCGCTGAACAAGCTGGTCGCGACCGCTGTGCGCATGATGGATAACGTCGTTGACGTGTCGAAATTCCCGCTTGACGAACAGCAGGCAGAGGCGAAAGCCAAGCGTCGCATCGGGCTGGGTGTCACCGGTCTGGCGGATGCCTTGTTGATGGTCGGGCTACGCTATGGCTCGGACGCGGCGGCAGAGCAGACCGAGGCGTGGCTCAAGGCGATTGCGCGGGCGGCCTATCTGGCCTCCGTCGATCTGGCGAAGGAAAAGGGGGCCTTCCCGCTGTTCGAGGCGGACGCCTATCTGGCGTCCGGCACCATGCAGCAGATGGATGAGGATGTGCGCGACGCCATTGCCGAAAACGGCATCCGCAACGCGCTTTTGACCTCGATCGCGCCCACAGGCACCATCAGCCTTTATGCAGGCAACGTCAGCTCGGGGATCGAGCCGGTCTTTGCCTATGCCTACACCCGCAAGGTTCTGCAAAAGGATGGCAGCCGGACGGAGGAAGAAGTCGTCGATTACGCCGTACAGATGTGGCGCGATCTGAAGGGCGACGCGCCCTTGCCCGACTATTTCGTTAATGCGCAGACGCTGGCCCCTCTGGATCACGTCAAGATGCAGGCCGCGGCACAGAAATGGGTCGATAGCAGCATCTCGAAAACCATCAACTGCCCCGAAGACATCAGCTTTGACGCGTTCAAGGATGTTTATATGGCCGCTTGGGATCAAGGCTGCAAAGGCTGCACGACCTATCGTCCCAATGACGTGACCGGATCGGTTCTGTCGGTGTCAGAAAGCGCCGATACAGCCCCGGGCGAGGTGGCGGCCCAAGCCACCGCTGAGGAAGGCGGCGAGGTCGTTTATATGTCCGATCCGCTGGACCGTCCGGAAGAGCTTGAGGGCTCCACCTACAAGATCAAATGGCCCGACAGCGAGCATGCGCTGTATATCACCATTAACGATGTGGTGATCGGCGGGCATCGTCGTCCGTTCGAGGTCTTTATCAACTCCAAGAACATGGAGCATTTTGCCTGGACCGTGGCGCTTACCCGCATGATCTCTGCCGTGTTCCGTCGCGGTGGTGATGTGTCCTTTGTCGTCGAAGAGCTGAAGGCCGTCTTTGACCCGCGCGGCGGCGCCTGGATGCGCGGCAAATACATCCCCTCGATGCTGGCCGCTATCGGGGGCGTGATCGAACAACATTTGATCGCAACCGGTTTTATCGCGGGCGAAGGGCAGGGGCTGAAATCCGACCCGCAAGCCAAGGTCGTCGGCCTGGACGCCCCCCGCGGCAAAGCCTGCAGCAGCTGCGGCCAATACGACCTGCGCATGGTCGAAGGCTGCATGACCTGCGGTAGCTGCGGCCATAGTAAGTGTGGCTAA
- a CDS encoding 3-keto-5-aminohexanoate cleavage protein yields MTALPRFMVAPNGARLTKADHPALPVTIEETVACALACHAAGADGLHAHVRDTEQRHVLDLGLYAELLSELGQRAPDLYVQITSEAAGRFTPAEQRHLVETLKPRAVSVALHEVTADQENAATRRFFAMCAEAKIDVQHILYDTADIAHLARLVAQGDVPRDRLKTLIVLGRYTSGQTSTPAEVAALAQRLKSALPDADWAACAFGPQETACLIEAMRHGGKTRIGFENNRLNADGQVAANNAERVTELVTQAKRAGFA; encoded by the coding sequence ATGACCGCATTGCCCAGATTTATGGTCGCGCCGAATGGGGCGCGGCTGACCAAGGCGGATCACCCCGCCCTCCCCGTCACCATAGAAGAGACGGTCGCCTGCGCGCTAGCCTGCCATGCTGCGGGTGCCGATGGCCTTCATGCGCATGTGCGCGATACCGAGCAACGGCATGTTCTGGACCTCGGGCTTTATGCCGAGCTTCTGAGCGAGCTCGGCCAGCGCGCCCCTGACCTCTATGTTCAGATCACCAGCGAGGCCGCGGGCCGCTTTACCCCCGCAGAACAACGCCATCTGGTCGAAACCCTGAAACCGCGCGCCGTGTCGGTCGCGCTGCACGAGGTCACGGCCGATCAAGAGAATGCCGCCACCCGACGGTTCTTTGCCATGTGCGCCGAAGCGAAGATCGACGTTCAACACATCCTCTATGACACTGCGGATATCGCCCATCTTGCCCGGCTTGTCGCACAAGGCGATGTCCCCCGCGACAGGCTGAAGACCCTGATCGTTCTGGGGCGCTATACCAGCGGCCAGACCAGCACACCCGCGGAAGTCGCAGCACTGGCACAAAGGCTAAAATCGGCCTTGCCGGACGCCGACTGGGCCGCCTGCGCCTTCGGCCCCCAAGAAACCGCCTGCCTGATCGAGGCCATGCGCCACGGCGGCAAGACCCGGATCGGATTCGAGAACAACCGCTTGAACGCAGACGGACAAGTCGCGGCAAACAATGCCGAGAGGGTCACGGAACTGGTGACACAGGCCAAGCGCGCCGGATTTGCGTGA
- a CDS encoding aspartate aminotransferase family protein: MKSRIFGRSTKGALPVATKGDGCYLIDADGRRYLDGSGGAAVSCLGHSNQAVRAALHAQIDQLAFAHTGFFTSDPAERLADRLVENAPAGIDRVYLVSGGSEAVEASIKLARQYFLEIGQPKRHRVIARRQSYHGNTLGALAAGGNAWRRTQFAPLLADTTHISPCYEYRDRQDGETQEAYGLRVANELETEILRLGPDTVMAFLAEPVVGATSGAVPAVPGYLKRIREICDQYGVLLILDEVMCGMGRTGKLFACTEDGVAPDMITIAKGLGAGYQPIGALLTSAAIYDAIAAGTGFFQHGHTYMGHALAATAANAVLSEILDRDLLSHVTTQGDKLDAALKAQFGDHDNIGDIRGRGLFRGIELVADRSTKAPFDPSRGLAARIKKEAFAAGLICYPMSGTIDGQHGDHVLLAPPFIIEDAQIDELVGKLSTAIDKALAA; the protein is encoded by the coding sequence ATGAAAAGTCGTATCTTCGGCAGATCCACCAAAGGCGCGCTGCCGGTCGCCACCAAGGGGGACGGCTGCTATCTGATCGATGCGGATGGACGTAGATATCTTGATGGTTCGGGCGGCGCTGCTGTTTCCTGTCTGGGGCATTCAAATCAGGCCGTCCGCGCTGCCCTGCACGCCCAGATTGACCAGCTTGCCTTCGCGCACACCGGCTTTTTCACGTCGGATCCGGCAGAGCGTTTGGCCGATCGCTTGGTCGAGAACGCGCCTGCGGGCATTGATCGGGTATATCTCGTCTCTGGGGGCTCCGAAGCGGTCGAGGCATCGATCAAGCTCGCGCGGCAGTATTTTCTGGAAATCGGGCAGCCCAAGCGCCACCGCGTCATTGCCCGCCGCCAAAGCTATCACGGGAATACATTGGGCGCTTTGGCAGCAGGGGGGAATGCGTGGCGTCGCACCCAGTTCGCGCCCCTGCTTGCCGACACCACCCATATCAGCCCCTGCTATGAGTACCGCGACCGGCAGGACGGCGAAACGCAAGAGGCCTACGGCCTGCGCGTGGCGAATGAATTGGAAACCGAAATCCTGCGGCTTGGCCCTGATACGGTGATGGCCTTCCTCGCGGAGCCTGTCGTGGGTGCAACCTCCGGCGCGGTTCCTGCCGTGCCGGGATATCTCAAGCGCATCCGCGAGATTTGCGACCAATATGGCGTGCTGCTGATCCTGGACGAGGTGATGTGTGGCATGGGCCGTACCGGCAAACTATTCGCCTGCACCGAGGACGGCGTCGCCCCGGACATGATCACCATCGCCAAAGGACTTGGGGCGGGCTATCAACCGATCGGCGCGCTGCTGACCTCGGCCGCCATCTATGATGCGATTGCAGCGGGCACCGGTTTCTTCCAGCACGGCCACACCTATATGGGGCACGCCTTAGCGGCCACGGCGGCCAATGCCGTGCTTAGCGAAATCCTTGACCGCGATCTGCTGTCCCATGTCACCACCCAGGGCGACAAGCTTGACGCAGCACTAAAGGCGCAGTTCGGCGATCATGACAACATTGGCGATATACGCGGGCGCGGGTTGTTCCGCGGGATCGAACTGGTTGCCGACCGCAGCACCAAAGCACCCTTCGATCCGTCCCGTGGCCTTGCCGCGCGGATCAAGAAGGAGGCCTTTGCCGCCGGTCTGATCTGCTATCCGATGTCTGGCACAATCGATGGCCAACATGGCGACCACGTGCTGCTCGCGCCGCCGTTTATCATCGAGGATGCGCAGATTGATGAGCTGGTGGGCAAGCTATCAACAGCCATCGACAAGGCGCTTGCCGCATGA
- a CDS encoding MurR/RpiR family transcriptional regulator: protein MSNDETLKDRLSQVSAQGTPALRSFARWLLDNLSLVAFSSIRGLAKQAGVNPNTVTRMAKELGYTSFDAFRTDVQATIQTPAPNYGARAQTLRHEHRDSAFAALMEAHGENTAMLFSADILDTLNACIDPLLGARKVYVVGVRSCYAIAHYFSYVGGMAFSNFVDVPTLPGGIVDVLSQATSEDIIVGITYEHYAAEVVQACQIAQSRGARVLALTDSHGSPIAVGAWKVVPLPMAGPHFLPSLNSAFLAVEMLLVGMAARSDDAAERVSSFEDRIRQYGGYNV from the coding sequence ATGAGCAACGATGAAACGCTGAAAGACCGCTTGTCACAGGTAAGTGCGCAAGGTACGCCCGCGCTTCGGTCCTTTGCGCGGTGGCTTCTTGATAACCTTTCGCTCGTGGCCTTTAGCTCGATTCGCGGGCTGGCCAAGCAGGCAGGGGTCAATCCGAATACCGTGACCCGTATGGCGAAGGAGCTTGGCTATACCAGCTTTGACGCCTTCCGCACGGATGTGCAGGCAACGATCCAGACACCTGCGCCAAACTACGGCGCGCGTGCCCAGACACTAAGACACGAACATCGCGACAGCGCGTTCGCCGCGCTCATGGAAGCGCATGGTGAAAACACGGCGATGCTTTTCTCGGCAGATATTCTGGACACGCTTAATGCGTGCATCGACCCGTTGCTCGGGGCGCGCAAAGTCTATGTGGTCGGCGTGCGCAGCTGCTATGCGATCGCGCATTATTTCTCGTATGTGGGCGGCATGGCCTTCTCGAATTTCGTAGACGTGCCGACCCTGCCGGGGGGCATTGTCGATGTCCTGTCTCAGGCCACGTCCGAGGATATTATCGTCGGGATCACCTATGAACACTACGCGGCAGAGGTGGTTCAGGCCTGCCAGATCGCCCAGTCCCGCGGCGCGCGGGTTCTGGCGCTGACGGACAGTCATGGCTCCCCAATCGCTGTTGGCGCTTGGAAAGTGGTCCCGCTGCCGATGGCCGGACCTCATTTCCTGCCGTCGCTCAATTCGGCGTTTCTAGCGGTGGAGATGCTGCTGGTCGGCATGGCCGCGCGTTCGGATGACGCGGCAGAGCGGGTATCGAGCTTCGAGGACCGTATCCGGCAGTATGGCGGCTACAACGTGTGA
- a CDS encoding LysR family transcriptional regulator has translation MDTDNLRLFVMAADRLNISAAGRNLGLAPAVASARLAKLEQELGVELLRRTTRKVSLSLEGSDFLPYAREILAQAEAAMAVLGSHETSPKGTIRFAAPSSFAQRHIMPLLPQFHAAFPDLTLELRLSDARFDAIEGSFDLALRAAPLTDSSLKGRKLADDTRVLCASPAYLEEHGVPQSPAELRGHRFLAWIDLEPRELIGPEGETAPLDPAQMICRTIVDDGDAQREATLAGAGLSINSLWSVSDELRSGRLIRVLPKWKLNDSSVLWLMYPRSNVLTPKTRILIDFLIAHLGSHAEWGA, from the coding sequence GTGGATACTGACAACCTGCGCCTTTTTGTAATGGCCGCCGACCGGCTAAACATCTCTGCTGCCGGACGGAATCTGGGTCTTGCCCCTGCGGTCGCCAGCGCCCGCCTTGCCAAACTGGAACAGGAGCTTGGCGTAGAGCTGCTGCGACGCACCACCCGTAAAGTGTCGCTGTCGCTCGAAGGGTCCGACTTCCTTCCTTACGCGCGGGAGATACTGGCGCAGGCAGAGGCGGCGATGGCCGTTCTTGGCAGCCATGAAACCAGCCCCAAGGGCACCATCCGATTTGCCGCGCCAAGCAGTTTCGCGCAGCGTCACATTATGCCCCTTCTGCCGCAGTTTCACGCGGCGTTCCCCGACCTTACGCTCGAACTTCGCCTGTCTGACGCACGGTTTGACGCGATCGAGGGCAGTTTTGACCTGGCGTTGCGCGCGGCCCCCCTGACCGACAGCAGCCTCAAGGGGCGCAAGCTGGCGGATGATACCCGCGTTCTTTGTGCCTCTCCTGCATATCTTGAGGAACACGGCGTACCGCAGTCACCGGCAGAGCTTCGGGGGCATCGGTTTCTGGCATGGATCGACCTTGAGCCGCGCGAATTGATCGGCCCAGAGGGCGAAACCGCGCCGCTTGACCCCGCCCAGATGATCTGCCGGACCATCGTTGACGATGGTGACGCTCAGCGTGAGGCCACCCTTGCGGGGGCCGGTCTGTCGATCAATTCCCTCTGGAGCGTCTCGGACGAGCTGCGCTCGGGCCGGTTGATCCGTGTCCTGCCGAAATGGAAGCTGAACGACAGTTCGGTCTTGTGGTTGATGTACCCGCGCTCAAACGTGCTTACCCCCAAGACGCGCATCCTGATCGACTTTCTCATCGCGCATCTTGGGTCACATGCAGAGTGGGGCGCGTAG